Proteins encoded by one window of Candidatus Hydrogenedentota bacterium:
- a CDS encoding metallophosphoesterase family protein yields MRFSFHIPVVFAMGLLGTAAPAQEIPLRGWMQVDAGQDPCHNAHWQSARQSVRVETTAPAAGEPVCRSFYVADSPNATDFAFRCAFTREAVQEGQSLAQADFGIVLRWNDAANYYALYFDGEDRVLLQRTTGGVAAEIASCPGYAPIAAVTYLDAQLAGAHIRIRLNGRPLIDVTDTAFSAGRVGFFAGPGVSIRFDDIALHDGASAPFLYVPLLILKLPYVLWTDDDEAVIMWETNRPVSAEVTYGEIGQEDTHSVAAPADGCLQKVVLTGLTPNRRYGYRVKAEGRNRGGGEFYTRAAPGEPFTVGFIGGTRAYPEHFKQFAAMLLARQPNFVVHLGDIVDRTTRLDQWDELFFKPGEALFGRVPAYLAPGEHDASPNRHWFNAFLPYPGAGNERDNSGLSGYYAYPYGNAAFAILDTGFPLGPASPQARWLEETLRSPVFQNALWRIVCCHEPPYGIDRAQWKPGNADVRTCVLPLCREYGVQLLVCGHEETYKRTIIDGVILIVNGAGIAEQDPETRRPGRVAQFADQLFGYASLQYSVMHIKGFGLEWTCYNSDNKRIDRFRLEQGRTQPVATEQ; encoded by the coding sequence ATACCGGTCGTGTTCGCCATGGGCCTGCTCGGCACAGCCGCGCCCGCGCAGGAGATTCCCCTGCGCGGCTGGATGCAGGTAGACGCGGGGCAGGACCCGTGCCACAACGCGCACTGGCAATCCGCCAGGCAAAGCGTCCGCGTCGAGACGACGGCTCCGGCCGCAGGCGAGCCGGTCTGCCGCAGCTTCTACGTGGCGGACAGCCCAAATGCCACGGACTTTGCATTCCGCTGCGCGTTCACGCGCGAGGCCGTCCAGGAGGGCCAGAGCCTGGCGCAGGCGGACTTTGGCATCGTACTGCGCTGGAACGACGCGGCCAACTATTATGCCCTGTACTTCGATGGTGAAGATAGAGTGCTCTTGCAGCGGACAACGGGCGGCGTTGCGGCGGAAATCGCTTCGTGTCCGGGCTACGCACCCATTGCCGCTGTCACCTATCTGGACGCGCAACTCGCCGGCGCCCATATCCGCATCCGGCTCAATGGGCGGCCCCTTATTGATGTGACGGATACGGCGTTCTCCGCCGGTCGCGTGGGTTTTTTTGCCGGCCCCGGCGTATCCATACGCTTTGACGACATCGCGCTCCATGACGGGGCTTCGGCGCCCTTCCTCTATGTGCCGTTGCTGATCCTCAAGCTGCCCTATGTACTGTGGACGGACGATGACGAAGCCGTCATCATGTGGGAGACCAACCGTCCCGTGAGCGCGGAAGTGACGTACGGCGAAATCGGGCAGGAGGACACACACAGCGTCGCCGCGCCCGCCGATGGATGTCTTCAGAAGGTCGTCCTTACGGGGTTGACGCCGAACAGGCGATACGGGTATCGCGTCAAGGCCGAAGGGCGCAACCGCGGCGGCGGCGAATTTTACACGCGGGCGGCGCCGGGCGAGCCGTTCACCGTGGGGTTCATCGGCGGTACCCGTGCCTACCCGGAACACTTCAAGCAGTTCGCGGCCATGCTCCTGGCGAGGCAGCCGAACTTCGTGGTCCACTTGGGCGACATCGTGGACCGCACGACGCGGCTGGACCAGTGGGATGAATTGTTCTTCAAGCCGGGCGAAGCGCTGTTTGGGCGGGTGCCGGCCTACCTTGCGCCCGGTGAACACGATGCGTCCCCGAACCGGCACTGGTTCAACGCATTTCTGCCCTATCCCGGCGCGGGCAACGAACGCGATAACAGCGGTCTGAGCGGCTACTACGCGTACCCGTACGGAAACGCCGCGTTCGCCATTCTGGATACTGGCTTCCCGCTGGGTCCCGCATCCCCGCAGGCACGGTGGCTGGAAGAAACGCTGCGCTCTCCGGTCTTCCAAAACGCGCTCTGGCGAATCGTCTGCTGCCATGAGCCCCCCTACGGCATCGACCGCGCTCAGTGGAAACCGGGAAACGCCGATGTGCGCACTTGCGTGCTGCCGCTCTGCCGCGAATACGGCGTGCAACTGCTAGTCTGCGGCCACGAAGAGACATACAAGCGCACGATCATCGACGGCGTAATCTTGATCGTGAACGGGGCGGGCATTGCGGAACAGGACCCTGAAACGCGGCGGCCGGGCCGGGTGGCGCAATTCGCCGACCAGCTGTTCGGTTATGCCTCGCTGCAGTATAGCGTCATGCACATCAAGGGCTTCGGTCTCGAGTGGACCTGCTACAACAGTGACAACAAGCGTATCGACCGTTTCCGGCTCGAGCAGGGCCGTACGCAGCCGGTGGCCACGGAGCAGTAA